Genomic DNA from Carassius gibelio isolate Cgi1373 ecotype wild population from Czech Republic chromosome B14, carGib1.2-hapl.c, whole genome shotgun sequence:
AGCCCGGTGAATACCTACCTGTGTTCTGAACTCTGTACTTACCTGAACGCTAGAGCCCCAGTGAGCTAATAGCCCAGCTTGTGCTCATCCACCTGTGTATGGAACTTTGTACTTACTTGAGGGCAAGGACTCCAGTAGGCCAACAGCCCATCCTCGGGTCTTGAAGTCCATccacccccccctcccccccagaGCAAGAAAGTCCCTGCACGTCAGCTGCCTAGCTTTGTGAGTATCTACCCATATTGCACTCtgtacttacctgcaattggagtCTTTGTGAGTCTGCAGCTCCCGCTGTATGTGTGCATCCCCTTGTCCACTAGTGCTTTAAACTTACCTGGAGTGGAGTCGGCTGGAAATTAAGGGCTGAAGAGGAGTGTTATCGAGACTGGAATCGTTATCTGTGGACAAAAATAGTCTGAGTCCTTAGTAGTTTTAAAGTTTCCCCTcccctttccccaaacttttaaataaataaaattgttaaattttaaTCTTGGTTGTCTGTCCGTTCCTTGGGGTgttgtgggacctcctcgaggtggaagttagagGGAGGAGCGAGACCCGTTAAATTGGTGGTCCGCTCTGACCTGCGACACCATGTTTTGCTCATAATTTAAATTTGATTGTGAAAAAGGTCCTAGATCAAACCCCAGTCATCAATGAAATAGGCCAGAAAGATAGTGGGGTTGTTCAGATCCAGCTGCCTAGCAAAGGACAAGCTTGTGGAGATGCAGGGCTTGATGGGCAGACCAACTCTGAAACTGATACAGGAGGTTGAGACGAGATGGAACAGCACATTCGACATGCTACAACACTTGTATGACCAACGTGAGCCAGTTGGTGTTGCACTTTCCAATTTAAACAATGATACTGCTCCCCTGACAAGTCTTGAATATGACATTATTCAACAATCAATGTCACTACTGCAACCATTCAAATTAGCAACTCACTTTATTTGGGGTTTCCAAATGGAAATGCTCCCTCATGAAAATACCTCCATGATGCGTTTTTGCCCAGAACTCATGATCACCTAATTTACTGGAAAGAGAGAGCAGTAATCTTTCCTCTTTGTATggccttgctaaaaaaaaatatctttgcaTGCCAGCAACAAGTGTCCATTGtgaaatgatttttttcaaaGGCTGGAGAatttatctgtaaaaaaaaaaaaaaaagaaaaaaagtagtaAGCTAAGTCCTTCCACAGagagaaattaatgtttttgaataaaaatctCAACCACAAAAAAAGTGAGACATTGTGGCTTGAtttcttttattaatattcatttttcatgacCAAAATAACATTATGCACAGTGAGAAGCCTACAGGTTACAAGCTTCACAtattagaaaaatacaataataaaaaaaaaaaaataaataaataaaaaaaaactttttttaatggctCGTTGTCAAGGTTGTTTCAGATCAACACCTGCAAGTGACCACTAGGTGTCACCGTTGAGACGGGTGTCGGATTGATTTAAAGCCTAGACACGAAATGGCACATTTGCTTCAACTGTTCACCACTAGCTGCTGTTCAACACAGATATTGAGATAGATTCACGAGTTTACTAGTGACAGAGAGCGTCTCATTATAGCAGACTGCATCCACAATATTTAGTGGATATAAAGGACACGTACAGCCTCCACCTGCTGTAATGAAACTGGCTTAAATAATCACTggtattatataaaatgtatgtatccGCTCAGAAATGTAGTTCACTCATCTCAGTGTTTTGGTAAAATTGAGCAGGTAATGTAAACGGAATTTATAGACACAGCAATCGCAGAGTCCACCATTTTCAAAATAGAAGTCGCTCTCTAGTGTCACAGAAAACTGACTGGAACTACAACCGAAACATAATCGTTAATACaataatattcaaattatttttaagtgtaaGGTTGTATTTTGAGTGTGCGTACTACAGTTACACCTGCGTCGCGGGCTTATTAATTAAGAATGTCTATAAGAATATATCATGATTATTGATAAGACGCTGCTGACGTTGTTTAGTGGGGGTCGTTACGTAACAAAATCAATATTCATTAGTCAagaccagtgttgccaacttagcggatttgtcgctagatttagcgacttttcaaacccccatagcgacttttttccaaaaaagcgactagcgacaaatctagcgacttttttttgacagaccttatttattcTCTGAGACTCTCCAGTACTGCCGAACGAGCACaagcgctcgcgctctctctctctctcccccccccccccccccccccccccacaggcAGCGCGCGCACACGCATCTCTATCTGCCCTGTTcagcgagcagagaggagcagcactttcagttaaaaaaagatattctgttgcttcaaactctattttacatacaagtacaGTCGAAATCACAGTTCAACCAttgtcttaatcttatgtgtatgttatttcatagtcgtgaataggattttagtgcacagattaacatctttgagagctggtatgtagtcttaatggaccgcgtttcagtcattataatattaattccgttgtctgacaacagaaacattaaaatataataataaaaaacgttttattgagaatttttgcagcattaaaatgcagtacatgagcacagaaagggcgagataatatgacgcacctacgtcatgaatatggtaattaccatatgacgtcatctagcgacatttagcgacttttcaggcagggtttagctactttccattgaaagaagttggcaacactggtcaAGACTtccttccttcatttttttttttcgacaaGTTGACAACCGCCCATTTACAAACGTCTGGTTTTCCATCAAAAGGCTTTGGATTATTGGAATTCGAGTGACCCACTTTGTCATTTTAAAACCGCTATGTGGGTGGGAGCAAAAGTGCAATAAAAGGAGTAACCACATGGAGTGATTGATTACACAGTCAACACGTCGCTGTACACAAACAATCATGCTGGCAAGGACTGTTTTGGTACTCTGTTTGGCAGGTGAGTTTGTAACTACTTTTGGCAACAAGGAGCATACAAGTTTGATGTTTTGAGCATGTTTTAAAACAAAGATGacgttattttttttatccatactTTTAAGTCCAAACTACACAAAATTAAGTAGCAGGGTTTTCCTATACTAAAGTGGTGAGttccttttctctctctgacTCCTTGTTTCACTTTTATGTTCTTCTAAACAGCTTTGGCAAGTGCAGCTGTTATCCATCGTGGCTCTAAAGAGGTGGGTTAAAGACCATAACCTATTCATGATGCTTTATTTAACCACTACATGTATCTAATGTATCCCGTGTGCTTTTATTGGCAGCCAAAATGCTCAACGTACCTCTTGCCCATATGTACCCGGGAATATAACCCCGTGTGTGGTACTGATGGAGTCACATACCCCAACGAATGCATGCTGTGTTTGGAAAATATGTAAGTAAatcaacttaaatattaaatttttatccatttaaatgTTCGTGATGTTCTTATGGTGCCCTTTTTGAAAATTTGTTTGACTGTCTTGTCACAGGGAGAACAAGTTCAACACATTGATCTCCAGGATAGGGGAATGCTGAGACAAATCCACTCATTTATATTATCAAGATCTGACATGAAGGCTGGAACCACATGCAgtgttttttaatggttttgtgtgtcgattttaaaacataatcatttaataaaaacctTGATACATAAGTCCCTGCTTTGTACTGTACTCTCTTTAGTATAAATGGGCACTTTTCATCACAACTCGTGTAGCTCCAGTGATTCTTTGAAGAATTTGTCTTAACAAAAAAGACTTAAAGGTTTATCAGAATATAAGCTTTATGAGCtataattgtttataaaaaaaaactccgAAAACAATCCAGAGAAAAATGTGGAAACTTCTGGAAAAATGTGATGTTCGAGAGTATATGGTGATTGAGCTGTGTGAACTTCTGTCCTGGAGCAGATATATTGTATGTGTCAAACATTGAAGGTCCTTctggatatataaaaaaatatatatgtttgtttaagaataaaataaaaaactagttatttcagtattttaattaAACGGTTTAAAATTTTAGTGCCTAAAACTTGAAAATCCAAAATAGAATAATCAAAccccccaaaagaaaaaaaaaaaaaaaaacttgacaaaatgCCTAGTACTTACAACATCAATCTGTACTTAATTTACACATCACTACCAGCAAACAAAGATTACTCCCTCTGTGTGGGCCAATAGTTTTCTTGTACGTAGAGTGGGGTCATATCTTGTTTTTCCAGGCGCAGCAGGACATGAAGCTCATGTCCAAAGAACAGACTTTGTTCTTAGTCTACATGATTCATATTTCTTTACAGAGTTACAGCAGACGTTTGACGGCCTgtgcatataaatgcataaatctccaatttcttttgtattttgaattaaattgtattattattattattttattttatttgtttgcattgtaGGGAAAATGTAATACTTCTGTGTAAGTTCAAGGTGATCATATTTATCACTAAAGAACATTAAATGTGGCTGATGATTTGTTTAAAGAAATAATGAAATAGTGCGTCTGGGAGTTGAAATGTATAGAGCTTGCGTCCATAGTCAGTAAATACAGTACACTGTTGACATTGTTTCAACTGCTTCTCCtcttatgtaaatataattgATAAAACTGATGatgtctaaatataatttaataagaaTTATGTGAAGTTTTCTTATATTATAATCCTTTATTAAGTCGGGCAAGATGCAAAAATAATGCCCAAGAAccaaattatttattatgttttatttagtattattttttagaCTTAcagatcatatttttttatttattggtaaaAAGTTTTGTCAAATAACTATTaccaataaaatacaaatattttggtaGAACAAAGGTTCTAAACTACCACTGGccctgcacccatttacctaaattcattacttcagacttgtgcctctagaagctttcattctgcaagtgaacgtcgcttgattgtgccatccaggcacgtgcacaggtagggctcaacctgtgcagaacacatgccctttttgcccttacactccgaagtgccctttttttggtggtgttttattttttatttttatcaatgctattggtcaccctttacgtcttaagttcttaaaacgagcttgtgtagatcttattcgatcctcaagctgtcagtaagctgataactccgccccctctgttgaatcaactgaagttccacagcagccgcacagtagacaacagctgagctgaacaaagttttgcgaagggtaaataaatatcttgttgtttgcgtaagtactactaaacactaggtctataaaggctcatattttatttatttgatatctgactgactcactgactgagacatgtgggacgtcgcctgagagagagagggctagcatttgccatccaATAGcctacatagccaacacttaaatagcccgtgaatacagtagcatttcattttttataaaatgcgatttttcccaaatgcattttaccacaggaaaaactgagcgctccgtctatatagctacaaatctagtttgtaacctgtaacgTTAGATAAAAAAGTAATGTGATCCcagcagcggcaggcgccgtcgccgttttaatgacggccaaaaaagaaaatcacatttccacacattcgctggtcaaaaacgatatattgataagtaatacaacaacatataatgtttttaccatcggaaaatcataacaggggTGCCCCCCggtgtttcgtactggaacttacacaaagcgacgagtgatcctcgtcacctagataacatatttttctaagaaatttctgttttgatttatgattgctgatacacttaatttattaacattaaggctaatcatgttatggtatactctccggtcttcctcacatgtataaaatgtagtaaaacatggttttactacagtaatgtagtagtaactaaatttttttttttacagaagatcactgtgaaatctttatattttatcatgcagaatgtaattaatgattcattccaaggcttcatttatttgatccaaaatacagcaaaaacagtaatattgtgtaatatttttacaattcctctccttgaactgtcgccttatcgtggtggagaggtttgagtacccgaatgatcctgggagctatgttgtctggggctatatgctcctggtagggtctcccaaggcaaacaggtccttggtgacgggccagactaagaacagttcacaaaACCCCTTATGtcaaaattaaaatcaaggaccgtgacgtcgcccggcatggcgcagccggggccccaccctggagccaggcccggggttggggctcgtatgcgagcgcctggtggccgggccttcccccatggggtccggccgggcttagcccgaaggagtgacgtggggccgccctcctgtgggctcaccacctgcaggagggagcgtaaggggccggtgcatagtggatcgggcgacagtcgtaggcgagacccccgactacccgatctctggacacggaatctggctttagggacgtggaatgtcacctcgttggcggggaaggagcctgagcttgtgcgggaggtcgagaggtaaCGACTAGACATagggctcacctcaacgcacagcttgggctctggaaccacacttcttgagagaggctggactctctaccactctggagttgcccatggtgagaggcggagggctggagtgggtttgctaatagccccccagctcagccgccatgtgttggagtttaccccggtgaacgagagggtcgcttccctgcgccttcgagtcggggataggtctctcactgtcgtttgtgcctacgggccgaacggcagtgcggactacccggccttcttggagtctctgggaggggtgctgggaagtgctccgactggagactccgtcgttctactgggggacttcaacgttcacgtgggcagtgacagtgacacctggaggggcgtgattgggaggaacggcccccctgacctgaacccgagcggtgttctgttattggatttctgtgctaaccacggtttgtccataacgaacaccatgttcaagcataagggtgtccatcagtgcacgtggcaccaggacacccttggccggaggtcgatgatcgactttgtggtcgtgtcatcagaccttcggccatatgtcttggacactcgggtgaagagagggggggagctgtcaactgatcaccacctggtggtgagttggatccgatggcgggggaggaagctggacagactcggcagacccaaacgtactgtgagggtctgttgggaacgtttggccgagccccctgtcagagagatcttcaactcccacctccggcagagcttcgaccggatcccgagggagtctggagatattgagtccgagtggaccatgttctccacctccattgtcgctgcggctgctcggagctgtggccgtaaggtctccggtgcctgtcgatgcggcaatccccgaacccggtggtggacaccggaagtaagggatgctgtcaagctgaagaaggagtcctatcgggcctggatggcttgtgggactccggaggcagctgacaggtaccggcaggccaagcggactgcagcccgggtagtcgtggaggcaaaaactcgggcctgggaggagttcggtgaggccatggagaaagactatcggttggcctcgaagagattctggcaaactgttcgacgcttcaggagggggaagcagtgccctaccaacactgtttacagtagagatgggcacctgttgacctcaactggggatatcgtcgggcggtggaaggaatacttcgaggatcttctcaatcccaccgacttgtgttccgttgaggaagcagtggctggggactcggaggggcactcgtccatcacccgggctgaagtcatctaggtagttaaaaagctcctcggtggcaaggcaccgggggtggacgagatccgccccgagtacctcaaatctctggatgttgtggggctgtcttggctggcacgcctctgcaacatcgcatggcggttggggacagtacctctggactggcagagcggggtggtggtccctcttttcaagaagggggaccggagagtgtgttccaactatagggggaatcacacttctcagcctccctgggaaagtctatgccagggtactggagaggagaattcggccgatagtggaacctcggatccaggaggaacagtgtggttttcgtcccggtcgtggaacactggaccagctctttaccctttccagggtgctggagggttcatgggagtttgcccaaccagtccacatgtgttttgtggacttggagaaggcattcgaccgtgttcctcgcaacatcctgtggagggtgctccgggagtatggggtcggcagctccctacttagggctgttcggtccctgtacgaccggagcaagagcttggttcgcattgccggcagtaagtcagacctgcatgttggactccggcagggctgccctttgtcaccggttctgttcataatttttatggacagagtttctaggcgcagccaagggccggagagtgtccggtttggggaccatacgatttcgtcgctgctttttgagGATGAtattgtcgtgttggcatcctcagaccaggaccttcagtgtgcattgggacggtttgcagccgagtgtgaatcggctgggatgagaatcagcacctccaagttcgaggccatggttctcagtcggaaaagggtggattgcccacttcaggttggtggagagttcctgcctcaagtggaggagttcaggtatcttggagtcttgttcacgagtgagggaaggatggaacgtgagattgacagacggatcggtgcagcttctgcagtaatgcggtcgctgtaccggtctgtcgtggtgaagaaggagctgagctgtaaggcaaagctctcgatttaccggtcaatctacgttcctactctcacctatggtcatgagctgtgggtcatgaccgaaaggacaagatcccggatacaggcggccgaaatgagctttctccgtcgggtggctgggcgctcccttagagatagggtgagaagctcggtcactcgggaggagctcagagtagagccattgctcctccacatcgagaggagccagctgaggtggctcgggcatctatttcggatgcctcctggacgccttcccagggaggtgttccaggcacgtctcaccgggaggaggccccggggaagacctaggacacgctggagggactatgtctcccggctggcctgggaacgcctcggggtccccccggaagagctggaagaagtggctagggagagggaagtctgggcgtctctgcttagactgttgcccccgcgacccggccccggataagcggaagatgatggatggatggatggatggatggatttttacaattttaaataactgttttctatttgaatatattttaaaatggaatttatttttgtgatcacagctgaattttcagcatcattccagttcagtactcttcagtgtcacgtgatccttcagaaatgcttttcactgcaactgtacttttcacactgtttttatttattttttaattgctggcttattttagggaaagtgtactgaataagagaccttcaagagaccaacatccctggtccaccacagtatcaaatttttgcctgGTAGGCgtatacatgttggatatgttatagtaacggtatggctatagtttcttataatctggaattgagtttgtcaaaaatacttgactcattgctcaccttcccctcttctcaatgtcataatcatgttaaccaaataatacaaattagcttataaaaccaaacagaatagctaaaaatgagaatatatataattttttttctttgcaaagttcataaaaaagtgcataaagttcaataaaaaagattttggtttctgtttggttttataagctaattatttggttaacatgtttatgtatgattcaagtatttttttttctctataaatgcaatttaaaaaaagagggagtacacaagagctgttgtaattaggtttaaagaagcccttaaaaccctgtttatttatattatctaattatctaatattattattatggttattaatcatgaataaatctaaagcttttgagactattattttgtgttaattgaatttgtcatgaagatgtgaccatgtcttccttttatgcaggcttattaaataatcttgatataaaaaagggaggggggtgccctttttcagtttcagcacatgcccctcaaaaggtctgtgcacggccctggtgccatcccaaagaagcacaaagtcacttttatggacttttaaattaaatgttcccttctggtggaatgacctccccaactcaatccgagcagccgAGTCcttcttcaagaatcggcttaaaacacatctcttccatctttattttaccctctaactttagcactcactattctaattctgttctttaaaaaaatctaatatatatatatatatatatatatatatatatatatatatatatatatatatatatatatatatacacacacacacaactctcacactagcttgttctattctttttctattcaatctgttttctttttatttattatattatttaaaagcccttgctacgtgtactgttttTAAGCTAAGCGAGACTTGTTAtatcacttatatatcattgctctttagttgtttttgattgcttccagtcctcatttgtaagtcgcttttgataaaagtgtctgctaaatgactaaatgtaaatgtaaaaagtgaCTGATGCAACTAGTTGCAGATATTTATgcatcatatatttatattttttaaatgcacattaataTAGCAAATTACATATTGTATAGGCCTAGAACATTTTGTACTTAAAATGAGGAAAAGCAAATAGTTTCCCAGTTGAGTAGCAATTGAATGATTGATTACCCATGATTAACCTTTTACAGCACaagtaattattcattttaaattacacACACCTTACCAACCAAACTAAATATATCAAACTAAAGGTGTGGTTAAAAGACTTTGTTCCTCCCTTTATGATTTATATGATGAATCAGTGGGATGGACCGTCTGTgtgttactgttataaatatctGATTCTATGATCACTTAGTTCAGTTTTATATCGGTTGAATTTGATTCTCAGTTGGAGTTGACTCTCAGTTCAGGAAAAATGTTTGCACGAGGTATCATTGTCGTCCTCTGTTTTCTGGGTGAGTAatataatgattatgattatttttaaaaatgtttttaagatgtTGAGAATTTGTCACATCATTCAAATCTTTGCACTCTTGATAATTCAAATTCATACTTTGCCATCATATTCGAAGCAGGCGGTCCTGTAAAGCATTTGGACATTTAAGTCACATTCAGCCATTTTCAAGTGTGATTTAAAGGACTGTTCCGGTATGACTTTCTCTTGctgaacacacagacaaaaaaaatgattaaacagataaataaaacagagaaagagagagggacagagacaGAGGAACAGAGAGATTTTTAAATACAACACTGGACCACAATTTCACTACATATGTATATAGCCAAAGCAAGTTAGCGTTAATGTTTTTATGTAGCACAGACAATTTCCTCATGCCACATCAGAAAAACTGTTAAACTGTAATCTTTGTTATCTTCTTGATGCAGTGGCCATATCTGATGGAGCAAGAATGGTGAGTAAATAAaggttgtaaaactgctgttctTAGTGCCGTCTTTTTCCCTCCATGCAGGTGCAATGAGCtcattgttttttgtcttttttctgttACAAGCCTAGATGCTGGATTAATACTGACGTCTGTCCAATGAACAACAAACCCGTGTGTGGAACCAATGGAAGAACATACGGCAATGATTGTATGCTGTGTGCTGCAATGTTGTAA
This window encodes:
- the LOC127971040 gene encoding trypsin inhibitor ClTI-1-like, which encodes MLARTVLVLCLAALASAAVIHRGSKEPKCSTYLLPICTREYNPVCGTDGVTYPNECMLCLENMENKFNTLISRIGEC